TGCGGAATACAAGAAGACGGGTACGTTTCCCAATGGTACTGTGATTCTCAAGGAACTTGTTTCTGTCGGTGGTAAGGCAATGCCGAGTGGCAACGGTTACTTTCAAGGTGACTTCGTCAGTCTGGAAGCGATGGTGAAAGATACGAAACGCTTTGAAGAGGAACCGGGTGGCTGGGCTTTCTTCCGTTTCGGTGAAGCACCTCACTACAACCCGACCGGTGCGCGGATGAAAACAGAATCATGCAACTCCTGTCATTCGGGGGCCGAAGAAGACTATGTCTTCACAGATACCTATCCTGTTCTACGGGTTGCTAAGGCGAAAGTCGTGGCAAAATAGACTGAGCTGAAAAATTTACTTATAGATTCAAACAACACAATTAATCTTTTTTAAGGAATTGAAACATGTCAAATATCGCGATTGTGATTCTCACAGACACTGAAGGAAGTGAAGGCCTCGGTCGAGTCGTGAATGCACTGACTGCTGCCAAGGAATTCAAGGAAGGGGGCGACCATGTCAAGGTTGCTTTTACCGGCGCTGGTACCAAATGGGTTGGTGAGCTTACTAAGCCAGAACACAAGTTGCACTCTGTGTTCAATGAATTGAAAGATCAGATCACAGGGGCGTGCAGCTTCTGCGCGGGCGCCTTTGGTGTCGATGATTCCGTACAATCAGCGGGCGTTAATTTGCTGGAAGAATACGGTACAAACATGAGTTTTCGTCAGCTCATTCAGGATGGATATCACGTTCTGACATTCTGATCGTTAGTTGATGCATGATCGGACAACGAAGAATGGCACTTCGTTGTCCGATTTTTTTATGTCAAACATGATCCCTGGATTCGTGTCGACGTCTTATTTGATTCGACGTGAGATGATCCCATATTAGACTTTGAGTGACTCTCACTGCTGATTACTGAGCTTGATCCAGAGATTTTAATACCTCAAGTAAAGTTTGATGATCCATGAAAGGGGTCTCACCATGGTATGCCCAGACAACTTGACCGTTTTGATCAACCACAAATAACCCGTGTTGCTGATCCTCGACGCGGGAGGCCGTTGCCGGCTGATAAATTTTGTACTTCGTTGCGATGCGGTTCTCTCTATCAGATAGGACGGGGAAGTCGAACCCGCCATACTTGGCAAACTTTATCTTTGTTTGCTGAGGAGTATCTGCACTGATCGCGACTACGGTTGCTTGTAGTTCATTGAATTTTTGGAGCCTCTCATTTAAGCCAAAGAGCTGAGAGACACAATGACTGCAATAATAACCATAGTAGAACACAATGACGACAGGTCCGCGTTTGTTAAGTTCACTGAGTGAGACTTCTTGTTGACCCACATTCGGAAGTATGAACTCAGGAGCAGGCTGGCCCAGCAGTGGATGGTCGAATGACTCCTCAGAATGTTGTTTGAACCGATCAGCATGATTCGAAGTATCAAGCTGTAAGGGTTTATTTAAAAAAGGAACTGATTCAGGAGTGACTGCAATCCAGACACCCATCACCCACAGAAAAATCGCGATGGGTAATGTCAGCTTCTGTCCAAACGGGAAGATTTTCTCAGCAAACATGAACAATGTGAGCAGGCCCATCCAGGCCAGGTTCATGGCACCGACTGCAAACATCACGGCCATCAGAGCCCAACAACAAGCGACGCAAATAAGTCCATGCAAAACTCCCATTTGCAGGCTACCCAGAATTCCGATTCGCCAGTGATGGGCAAAAAAGCTGAATGGTGAACGACAATGCGTCAAACAGGCGTACTTCAGAGAGGAAACTTGATAAAGACCTGCGAGAAATAGGATAGAGCCAGCAATGCGTGGTCCTTCTTGGTTCCAATTGATGAATTCAAATGCACTCATTCTGATAAGCGCATCCAAAATGAATGCGAGAGTTCCGTATAGGATCCAGGCAATTCCATAACCGGCAAGAAAACAGATCAGGGGAATAGCCAAACCAGACTTTCCCTGTTGCAGCGTGATTTTTCCTTTCAGGATTGTCATGTAAATTTTGACATAGATCATTTCCGAAGGCAGCATCATCGCAGTGAGCATAATGATCCAGCCCATCAGGAATGTCGGAAAATTATGGAGTGGTGTACCGGGACCTCGATCCATGCCTCCCATCATTATTAAAGCCGTGATCCAGCCGACGATACCCAGTGCGATGATACCCGTACAAAACGCCGTTGACGTATCAATCCTGGGAACAGAAATCAAAGCTTCAACGAACCGACGGAATGTGATTCTGGCAGTTCGCATCATGCGTCGGGTCCACTCCAGTCGAAGGGAATATGTTTGCTGTTCTGTCCCGAGGGAATGTCCTGGGAAAACCCGAATGCCTGCCAGTGTCCGTCGATGCTTTTCCCCCAGGTGACAGCAGCTTCAGTCGGCCCGACTTCACTTCCGGGAGGATTCCATGATTGTACGCGCCGGGAAGGATCTGCAGTAGGACCGGTCAGGGCTTCGCCACTCGCACAGACCACCTCAGGGATTTCAACCCGCCAGTGTTCGAGTGAATCATCTACAGCCACTGTGATATCAGCAAAGTCTACACCTCTGAGTGTGCCCAGAGTTGAAGGGATAAAATGCCCCATCCAGCCTCCAACCTGACCTGTAAAAATTAACTCCAGAGCTTGTCTCTGTTCCAGGTTGGCTGCGGCATCAAGGAATATGCCGGCAGCGACTTTGTCTCCACTCCACACGTCGCCTGTAAAGGCGACGATGATCACGACATTCAAGCCCGCCATATCTACTTCACCAAAATGTCCTGTCCGTATTTTGTATGCAAAGATGGCATCGCAGGCACCGCCCGTAGGGGGCTGGGCAAAAGTGCAAGGGCAGGGCACATTGCATGAGCAGATGTCAAACCAATCGCCGGCAATGTGCCAATGGGGAATGGTTTCTTTTTCCCGGGAGTCGTCGTTCATCTTTCGCTTCTCCTTTAAGATGATTGCTTTATGTGTCTATACAATCCTTGCCATTTATGTACTGAATCGCATATTATTCAATTGGATATGAAGTCGTCAATATTTATATGCGAATTGGTACAAAATTATGAATAAAAAACGGGGAAGGCCCCGCAACTATGATCCTGAAGCGGCACTCAATGCAGCGCTCACTGTGTTCTGGCAACATGGGTTTGCGGGAACCAGCCTGGATGAGCTTAGCGCTGCAACCGGAATGAATCGGCCGAGTTTGTATGCTGCATTCGGGGATAAGAAATCGCTCTATCGAAAATCCATGGATCAATTTAGTCAAACTTTTTTAGGCGAACTAGAAGCAAATCTCTTTGCGGGATTGAGTCTGGAAGAGGATCTGGTCAACTTCTACAAAGCCGCTTTGTCGGAATACATTACCGACAGCGATACCGCATGGGGGTGCCCTGTCATCTGTACGGCAACGTTAGCAGCAGCATACGATGATGAGATCCAATCCGACCTTGCCCATGCACTGGATCAAATTGATACGATGTTTGTAAAACGATTTAAGCAAGCCCAAGATGAGGGCGAGTTGAAATCGGGTGAATCAAAGAAGCTGGCGCAACTCGCAGCGGCGGTGCTTCATAGTCTGGCCATTCGGACGCGCGCCAAACAGAAAAAGTTTAAGCCCGAAACATTCATCAAAGCCTCCGTTGCAGAGATCCTCAGAGGTTAATCTGATGGTAGAATAACACATGAGTTACCTCAGTGTCTGGTAATCGATTTCAGTATACAGGTCGTTTCGGGAAATCATGGAGTACAGACATATGAACTGGATGGATTGGTATCAAAGTTTGTTGAAGCCCGACTGGACTCCTGCTCCCTCCACAATCAGTCTGATCTGGCAGATACTCTATCCCATCATTGCGATTTCGTTTGGATATGTGTTTGTACAAATCTGGCAAGGAAAACTGCCCAAATCAATGGCAGTCCCGTTTGCCATTAATCTGGTAACAAATTTGAGTTTTACTCCACTGTTATTTGGCTTGAAAAATCTGCTGCTGGCCACACTGGATATTCTCCTGGTCTGGTCTACAATCCTTTGGATAATGATCGTAATCTGGCCTGGCTTTCGTTGGGTTGCTTTAGTGCAAGTCCCTTACTTTGTGTGGGTTTCGG
The Gimesia aquarii DNA segment above includes these coding regions:
- a CDS encoding cytochrome P460 family protein — translated: MKNLKQSGLGLVLVGATTLSLTLLSGCGTAVEPTTTAHAANQSTAPMMNKGAEYNDQGALIRPKDHREWVFIGAPVTPNDMNNGKAAFPEFHNVYIDPMSFAEYKKTGTFPNGTVILKELVSVGGKAMPSGNGYFQGDFVSLEAMVKDTKRFEEEPGGWAFFRFGEAPHYNPTGARMKTESCNSCHSGAEEDYVFTDTYPVLRVAKAKVVAK
- a CDS encoding DsrE family protein — protein: MSNIAIVILTDTEGSEGLGRVVNALTAAKEFKEGGDHVKVAFTGAGTKWVGELTKPEHKLHSVFNELKDQITGACSFCAGAFGVDDSVQSAGVNLLEEYGTNMSFRQLIQDGYHVLTF
- a CDS encoding DUF2182 domain-containing protein → MMRTARITFRRFVEALISVPRIDTSTAFCTGIIALGIVGWITALIMMGGMDRGPGTPLHNFPTFLMGWIIMLTAMMLPSEMIYVKIYMTILKGKITLQQGKSGLAIPLICFLAGYGIAWILYGTLAFILDALIRMSAFEFINWNQEGPRIAGSILFLAGLYQVSSLKYACLTHCRSPFSFFAHHWRIGILGSLQMGVLHGLICVACCWALMAVMFAVGAMNLAWMGLLTLFMFAEKIFPFGQKLTLPIAIFLWVMGVWIAVTPESVPFLNKPLQLDTSNHADRFKQHSEESFDHPLLGQPAPEFILPNVGQQEVSLSELNKRGPVVIVFYYGYYCSHCVSQLFGLNERLQKFNELQATVVAISADTPQQTKIKFAKYGGFDFPVLSDRENRIATKYKIYQPATASRVEDQQHGLFVVDQNGQVVWAYHGETPFMDHQTLLEVLKSLDQAQ
- a CDS encoding DUF1326 domain-containing protein; protein product: MNDDSREKETIPHWHIAGDWFDICSCNVPCPCTFAQPPTGGACDAIFAYKIRTGHFGEVDMAGLNVVIIVAFTGDVWSGDKVAAGIFLDAAANLEQRQALELIFTGQVGGWMGHFIPSTLGTLRGVDFADITVAVDDSLEHWRVEIPEVVCASGEALTGPTADPSRRVQSWNPPGSEVGPTEAAVTWGKSIDGHWQAFGFSQDIPSGQNSKHIPFDWSGPDA
- a CDS encoding TetR/AcrR family transcriptional regulator, with product MNKKRGRPRNYDPEAALNAALTVFWQHGFAGTSLDELSAATGMNRPSLYAAFGDKKSLYRKSMDQFSQTFLGELEANLFAGLSLEEDLVNFYKAALSEYITDSDTAWGCPVICTATLAAAYDDEIQSDLAHALDQIDTMFVKRFKQAQDEGELKSGESKKLAQLAAAVLHSLAIRTRAKQKKFKPETFIKASVAEILRG
- a CDS encoding TspO/MBR family protein; this encodes MNWMDWYQSLLKPDWTPAPSTISLIWQILYPIIAISFGYVFVQIWQGKLPKSMAVPFAINLVTNLSFTPLLFGLKNLLLATLDILLVWSTILWIMIVIWPGFRWVALVQVPYFVWVSVATVLQISIFWMNRGS